The proteins below come from a single Lactobacillus johnsonii genomic window:
- a CDS encoding VTT domain-containing protein: MGLIDFILHIDDHLVTIVNMFGNWTYLILFAIVFIETGLVIFPFLPGDSLIFAACAMAATPKYNLHFWICYLVFLAAAVLGDTINYEIGRWSQAEGAKHSWFNKLINQDKRKAAENFFDRHGGITIVIGRFIPFIRTFVPFVSGASKMHYGTFIRYNFLGGFLWVTLFAALGFFFGNIPVVQEHFSLIVLAIILISVVPVLIIWIKKKLVLKKELG; this comes from the coding sequence ATGGGACTTATTGATTTTATTCTTCATATTGATGACCACCTAGTCACAATTGTGAATATGTTTGGAAATTGGACATACTTAATTCTGTTTGCAATTGTTTTTATTGAAACAGGTTTAGTTATCTTTCCATTTTTACCAGGAGACTCACTTATATTTGCAGCTTGTGCAATGGCAGCAACACCAAAATACAATCTTCACTTTTGGATTTGCTATTTAGTTTTTCTTGCAGCTGCTGTTTTAGGCGATACAATTAATTATGAAATCGGTCGTTGGTCACAAGCTGAAGGTGCTAAGCACAGTTGGTTTAATAAGTTGATTAATCAAGATAAACGAAAAGCTGCCGAAAATTTCTTCGACAGGCATGGCGGAATTACTATTGTAATCGGACGATTCATTCCGTTTATTCGTACTTTTGTTCCATTTGTATCTGGCGCAAGTAAGATGCATTATGGTACTTTCATCCGTTATAACTTTCTCGGTGGTTTTCTCTGGGTAACTTTATTTGCTGCTCTAGGATTCTTCTTTGGAAATATTCCAGTTGTTCAAGAGCACTTCTCATTAATTGTCCTGGCAATCATCTTAATCTCAGTGGTACCAGTATTGATCATTTGGATAAAGAAAAAATTAGTATTAAAAAAGGAGCTTGGTTAA
- a CDS encoding CvfD/Ygs/GSP13 family RNA-binding post-transcriptional regulator produces the protein MQVKIGDIVHGKISGIQQYGIFVRLDSQIEGLIHISEIHGGYVKDIGREYQVGETIKIQVIDIDPYSNQISLSRRAVLPEVEEARKKRVHFWTSKRAKKGFMPLKEVLNKQIQEAKIRYSKKD, from the coding sequence ATGCAAGTTAAAATTGGTGATATAGTTCATGGAAAAATTAGTGGTATACAACAATACGGAATTTTTGTAAGACTGGACAGTCAGATAGAAGGATTAATTCATATTTCTGAGATTCATGGTGGCTATGTAAAAGATATAGGAAGAGAATACCAAGTTGGAGAAACTATAAAGATACAAGTTATTGATATAGATCCATATTCTAATCAAATTAGCCTATCTCGACGAGCGGTACTTCCAGAAGTCGAAGAAGCGAGAAAAAAGAGAGTTCATTTTTGGACCTCAAAAAGAGCTAAAAAGGGGTTTATGCCATTAAAAGAAGTTTTGAATAAGCAAATTCAAGAAGCTAAAATTAGATATTCAAAAAAGGATTAA
- a CDS encoding NAD(P)/FAD-dependent oxidoreductase — MEKYDLAIIGAGPVGLFAASFANLHGLKTITFDALDEVGGQINMLYPQKDIKDIPAFSSIKGKELVSRLFEQTENTKLTLSHKVKKISFSTGEDIIIDDDYQVKSLLIATGLGAFKPKTLPLSTTPELQAHIHYSMQHPEIFSNKKVAILGGGDSALDWALELSKTSDVYVVHRRNEFRGLESSVSQLKSLKNVELLTPYLPKELHLNNNRIELVLHRVGASHDFITKDVDEILVAYGFKSDNRQLRKWGIELENNLISVSQTMQTNLPHVYAIGDAITYPGRVPMIALGFGEAQIAISSIMQDLFPEKTMTFHSTSI; from the coding sequence ATGGAAAAATATGATTTAGCTATTATTGGCGCTGGGCCGGTTGGTCTATTTGCTGCTTCTTTTGCTAATTTACATGGATTAAAAACTATTACCTTCGACGCGTTAGATGAAGTTGGTGGCCAAATTAATATGCTTTATCCACAAAAAGATATTAAGGATATACCAGCTTTTTCTTCTATTAAAGGGAAAGAATTAGTTTCTCGATTATTTGAACAAACCGAGAATACTAAATTAACCCTCTCACATAAAGTAAAAAAAATCTCTTTCTCAACAGGAGAAGATATTATCATTGATGATGATTATCAAGTGAAAAGTCTTCTTATTGCTACAGGTTTAGGAGCATTTAAGCCAAAAACTCTACCTTTATCTACTACTCCAGAGCTCCAAGCCCATATTCACTATTCCATGCAACATCCCGAAATCTTTTCTAATAAAAAAGTCGCCATTCTTGGTGGTGGCGACTCTGCGCTTGATTGGGCACTGGAATTAAGTAAAACATCTGATGTATATGTAGTACACCGGAGAAATGAATTTCGCGGACTTGAAAGTTCTGTTAGTCAACTTAAAAGTTTAAAAAATGTTGAACTTTTAACTCCTTACCTTCCAAAAGAACTTCACTTAAACAATAATAGAATAGAATTAGTTTTGCACAGAGTTGGTGCAAGTCACGATTTTATTACTAAAGACGTTGATGAAATTCTAGTTGCATATGGTTTCAAAAGTGATAATCGTCAATTACGTAAGTGGGGCATTGAATTAGAAAATAATTTAATTTCTGTTTCTCAAACAATGCAAACAAATTTGCCTCATGTTTACGCAATTGGTGATGCTATTACTTACCCAGGCCGGGTACCAATGATTGCCCTAGGTTTTGGCGAGGCTCAAATTGCAATTAGCAGCATTATGCAAGACCTATTTCCAGAAAAAACAATGACTTTTCATTCTACGAGTATCTAA
- a CDS encoding TIGR01457 family HAD-type hydrolase, with translation MEHKDYKCYLIDLDGTIYRGSDTIESGVRFIHRLQEKNIPHLFLTNNSTRTPQMVVDKLRGHGVNTDIYHVYTPVLATESYLLSQNPDATKIPIYIIGQIGLVQGLLKNERFYYDDRNPKYVVVGMDTDLTYHKIRVATRAIRNGATFIGTNADKNLPSGDELLPGNGALCTMIEVATGVKPTYIGKPSPIIVASALKMLNAQGQDAILVGDNYDTDIMAGINCNIDSLLTLTGVTNKEQLKEKDKKPTYIVENLDEWKL, from the coding sequence GTGGAACATAAAGACTATAAATGTTACTTAATTGATTTAGATGGAACTATTTACCGTGGCAGCGATACGATTGAAAGTGGTGTGAGATTTATACATCGTCTCCAAGAAAAAAATATTCCACACTTATTTTTAACTAATAATTCAACTCGTACACCACAAATGGTAGTTGATAAGCTTAGAGGACATGGCGTCAATACTGATATTTACCATGTTTATACGCCAGTTTTAGCTACAGAGTCTTATTTACTTTCTCAAAATCCAGATGCAACTAAAATACCAATTTATATTATTGGTCAAATTGGCTTAGTACAAGGTTTATTAAAAAATGAACGTTTTTACTATGATGATCGAAATCCAAAATATGTGGTTGTAGGGATGGATACAGATTTAACCTACCACAAAATTCGTGTAGCAACTCGAGCAATTAGAAATGGTGCAACGTTTATTGGAACAAATGCAGATAAAAATTTACCTTCTGGAGATGAGCTACTACCTGGAAATGGCGCCCTTTGCACGATGATTGAAGTAGCAACGGGGGTTAAGCCAACTTACATCGGAAAGCCTTCACCGATTATTGTAGCGAGTGCATTGAAAATGTTGAATGCACAAGGACAAGATGCAATTTTAGTTGGAGATAACTACGATACCGATATTATGGCGGGGATTAACTGCAATATTGATTCACTCTTAACGTTGACAGGCGTAACAAATAAGGAGCAGTTAAAAGAAAAAGATAAGAAGCCGACATATATTGTAGAGAATCTAGATGAATGGAAACTATGA
- a CDS encoding TIGR01906 family membrane protein: protein METMKRKPIIAVVYNLMMALATATLGAVVLSWPLLAIFVKAQKTDLIVRKSLGTIMKNYTQLLDYLLLPFKNKLQMSDFPTSPSAARHFYECKLLFELAIIVFIVGLIILIFLKMRKRMNYIYISKTTALIFMILPVIILPFALMNFDEFFISFHHLLFNNSDWLFDPTTDPIINVLTEEFFAGCFATGGIIYELYFSCFILTKK from the coding sequence ATGGAAACTATGAAAAGAAAACCGATAATTGCAGTTGTTTACAATTTAATGATGGCCCTTGCTACCGCGACTTTAGGAGCAGTTGTTTTGAGCTGGCCCTTACTAGCAATTTTTGTAAAGGCTCAAAAGACTGATTTAATAGTAAGAAAGTCACTGGGAACAATAATGAAAAACTATACTCAACTTTTGGATTATTTGTTGCTCCCCTTTAAAAATAAATTGCAAATGTCTGATTTCCCTACTTCTCCGAGTGCAGCACGCCATTTTTATGAGTGTAAATTATTGTTTGAATTAGCAATAATTGTCTTTATTGTTGGATTAATTATTCTTATCTTTTTAAAAATGAGAAAGAGAATGAATTATATCTACATTTCGAAAACTACAGCCTTAATCTTTATGATTTTACCTGTAATTATTTTGCCTTTTGCTTTAATGAATTTTGATGAATTTTTCATTTCTTTTCATCACTTATTATTTAACAATAGTGACTGGCTTTTTGATCCTACTACCGATCCTATTATTAATGTACTAACAGAGGAATTCTTTGCAGGATGCTTTGCAACTGGTGGGATAATTTATGAATTATATTTTTCATGTTTTATTTTGACAAAAAAATAA